A region from the Wansuia hejianensis genome encodes:
- a CDS encoding dihydrodipicolinate synthase family protein translates to MKKLYGTTVPIITPFDEEGKVDVESLKKLTDHVIDNGLSCLYPNGTTGEMLLLSVEERKLVSETVVRQAAGRVPVFVHAGAMNLADTLELAKHAVEIGADGIGVVTPSYFKLSDRALADYYIQVANSVPQDFSVYLYAIPQNAVNDINVSVAEQVAAACPNVVGLKYSFPNMSLLQQFMLIRDETFSVLVGPDELFHVVCAAGGEGTVSGNAQVIPEHYAALWAAIQSGDNEKARKLQRKTNVLNNILCAKNNIASYKVVLREEGVIKTAHMRAPMEELTREEEVALMKTLKEHNYRTV, encoded by the coding sequence ATGAAAAAGTTATATGGAACTACAGTTCCCATCATCACACCTTTTGACGAAGAAGGAAAAGTGGATGTGGAATCCTTAAAGAAATTAACCGATCATGTAATTGACAACGGACTTTCCTGCCTGTATCCCAACGGCACCACGGGGGAGATGCTGCTCCTGTCTGTAGAAGAGCGGAAGCTGGTCAGCGAAACCGTAGTCAGGCAGGCGGCAGGCCGCGTGCCGGTATTCGTGCACGCCGGTGCCATGAACCTGGCAGATACTTTAGAACTGGCGAAACACGCCGTAGAGATTGGGGCCGACGGAATTGGCGTTGTAACGCCCTCTTATTTTAAGCTTTCTGATCGTGCGCTGGCAGATTACTATATCCAGGTGGCGAACAGTGTACCTCAGGATTTCTCCGTGTACCTGTATGCGATCCCTCAAAACGCGGTAAATGATATCAATGTCAGCGTCGCGGAACAGGTAGCAGCCGCCTGTCCCAACGTGGTAGGTTTAAAATACAGTTTCCCGAATATGTCCCTGCTCCAGCAGTTCATGCTGATCAGAGACGAAACATTTTCCGTCCTGGTGGGACCTGACGAGCTGTTCCACGTAGTGTGTGCGGCCGGCGGCGAAGGCACTGTATCCGGAAACGCACAGGTCATTCCGGAGCACTACGCAGCCCTGTGGGCAGCCATTCAGTCCGGTGACAATGAGAAAGCCAGGAAGCTTCAGAGAAAGACTAACGTGTTGAATAATATACTCTGCGCTAAGAACAACATTGCCAGCTATAAGGTGGTTCTGCGCGAAGAGGGAGTTATTAAGACGGCACATATGCGCGCGCCGATGGAAGAACTCACGAGAGAAGAAGAAGTGGCACTGATGAAGACATTAAAGGAACATAATTACAGAACAGTGTAG
- a CDS encoding amino acid ABC transporter permease, with product MSLASLKTLFVDTLVVQALPVTLQLILGAFIGACIIGLAGGIIRGLKIPVLDQILGVYAQLCRGIPDMLVLLFLYATMTSGSTYSIAVLGMSLIQGAYIMEIIKGGILSVDKGQWEAAKAMSLPMPITLFRIVIPQVMLVALPALIGQLVMLIKGTSVASTIGCLELTKRAVIAMSGYSNALIVYGCVLIIFFIMCHALTVAGKQLEKYVVKRIMGEKYER from the coding sequence ATGAGCTTAGCAAGTCTTAAAACGTTATTTGTTGACACACTTGTAGTGCAGGCGCTTCCGGTCACATTACAGCTGATTCTCGGTGCTTTTATCGGCGCCTGTATCATAGGGCTGGCAGGAGGCATTATCCGGGGGCTGAAGATTCCGGTCCTGGATCAGATTCTTGGCGTATATGCCCAGCTTTGCAGGGGAATCCCGGATATGCTGGTGCTGCTGTTCCTGTACGCCACAATGACTTCCGGAAGTACATATTCCATCGCTGTACTGGGCATGTCACTGATTCAGGGAGCTTATATTATGGAAATCATCAAGGGAGGTATATTATCCGTTGATAAAGGGCAGTGGGAGGCGGCCAAAGCCATGTCCCTTCCCATGCCGATCACATTATTCCGGATCGTTATCCCGCAGGTTATGCTGGTAGCTCTGCCGGCCCTGATCGGCCAGCTGGTCATGCTGATCAAGGGAACTTCCGTAGCTTCCACCATCGGCTGCCTGGAGCTGACCAAGAGAGCGGTTATCGCCATGTCTGGTTACTCTAACGCACTGATCGTGTACGGATGCGTTCTGATTATTTTCTTTATTATGTGTCACGCGCTGACCGTAGCCGGAAAGCAACTGGAAAAATATGTAGTGAAAAGGATAATGGGTGAAAAGTATGAGCGATAA
- a CDS encoding ribokinase — MKVLNFGSLNIDYVYSVDHILREGETISSKKLEEFPGGKGLNQSVALARAGVQVYHAGAVGPEGEMLLELCRDNGVNTDFIRRVDVKSGHTMIQVDKNGQNSILLFGGSNQAQTEEHIGQVLEHFGKGDMILLQNEINLLDVIIEKAYAREMVIVLNPSPFDEKLDTCDMSKVSWFLLNEVEAGQMTGEGEISRMPEALVEKYPDARFVLTLGSRGSVYRDRETEYRQEIYPVRAVDTTAAGDTFTGYFLASVIAGKKIPEALRIAAKASSIAVSRPGASSSIPRKEEIE, encoded by the coding sequence ATGAAGGTGTTGAATTTTGGGTCATTGAACATTGATTATGTTTACTCGGTGGATCATATTCTCAGAGAAGGGGAAACGATATCGTCCAAAAAGCTGGAGGAATTTCCAGGCGGCAAAGGGCTGAATCAGTCTGTTGCCCTGGCCAGAGCAGGTGTGCAGGTGTATCACGCGGGCGCTGTAGGCCCGGAGGGGGAGATGCTGCTGGAGCTGTGCCGGGATAATGGTGTGAATACGGATTTCATACGCAGGGTGGATGTGAAGAGCGGGCATACGATGATCCAGGTTGATAAAAATGGTCAAAACAGTATTCTGTTGTTTGGAGGCAGCAACCAGGCTCAGACGGAAGAACATATCGGCCAGGTGCTGGAGCATTTTGGAAAAGGAGATATGATCCTTTTGCAGAATGAAATAAATCTACTGGACGTCATCATTGAAAAGGCTTATGCCAGGGAAATGGTCATCGTACTGAATCCATCGCCTTTTGATGAAAAGCTGGATACCTGTGACATGAGCAAGGTGTCCTGGTTCCTTCTCAACGAGGTTGAGGCCGGTCAGATGACAGGCGAGGGGGAGATTTCCCGTATGCCGGAAGCACTGGTGGAAAAGTATCCGGACGCCAGATTTGTCCTCACTCTGGGGAGCCGTGGATCTGTGTACAGAGACAGAGAGACAGAATACCGTCAGGAGATCTATCCCGTCAGGGCCGTGGACACTACCGCTGCCGGGGATACCTTCACCGGTTATTTCCTCGCCTCTGTGATCGCAGGCAAGAAGATTCCGGAAGCGCTGAGAATTGCTGCAAAAGCATCCTCAATAGCAGTATCAAGGCCTGGGGCGTCCTCCTCCATCCCCCGGAAAGAAGAGATAGAATAA
- a CDS encoding amino acid ABC transporter ATP-binding protein yields the protein MSDNNNVLLSMKHITKKFGKLTVLDDMSLDVHEHEIVVLCGPSGGGKSTLLRTVNGLEKINGGEIHYRGELVTSKNIKKVRSHIGMVFQSFNLFDNLTVKDNLIIAPTKLQKKSKEEASKKAQEYLDSFGIGDKMDSYPHQLSGGQKQRVAIVRSMMMEPDLMLFDEPTSALDPEMIKEVLDSIRRLAKMGMTMIIVTHEIGFAREVASRMLFLEKAKIRVDAPTEEFFTSVEDERLQQFLSVILKH from the coding sequence ATGAGCGATAACAACAATGTACTGCTTTCGATGAAGCATATTACAAAAAAGTTTGGAAAGCTGACCGTACTGGATGATATGAGCCTGGACGTACACGAGCATGAAATCGTCGTGCTCTGTGGCCCCAGCGGCGGCGGCAAGAGTACACTTCTAAGGACTGTCAACGGTCTGGAGAAGATCAACGGCGGTGAGATCCACTACCGGGGAGAACTGGTAACCAGCAAAAATATCAAAAAAGTCCGTTCTCACATCGGAATGGTGTTCCAGAGCTTTAACCTGTTCGACAACCTGACCGTAAAAGACAATTTGATCATAGCGCCGACCAAACTCCAGAAAAAAAGTAAAGAGGAAGCGTCGAAAAAAGCTCAGGAGTACCTGGACAGCTTTGGGATCGGCGATAAGATGGATTCTTATCCCCACCAGCTCTCCGGCGGCCAGAAGCAGCGAGTGGCCATTGTGCGTTCCATGATGATGGAACCCGACCTGATGCTGTTTGACGAGCCCACCTCCGCCCTTGACCCGGAGATGATCAAGGAGGTTCTGGATTCCATCCGGAGGCTGGCTAAGATGGGCATGACGATGATCATCGTCACCCATGAGATCGGGTTTGCCCGTGAGGTGGCGAGCCGCATGCTGTTCCTGGAAAAGGCCAAGATTCGTGTGGATGCGCCTACGGAAGAGTTTTTCACAAGCGTAGAGGATGAACGTCTGCAGCAATTCCTGTCCGTAATTCTGAAACATTAA